One window of Klebsiella quasivariicola genomic DNA carries:
- a CDS encoding LacI family DNA-binding transcriptional regulator — translation MKSKKPTRAPTLEDVARSAGLSPMTVSRALNTPQLVRPKTVEKVMQAVQATGYIPNALAGGLASRRSKLVAVVVPQINNNMFVDTIQALSDTLAARGYHMLLCVAGYDRQTEAELVSTLLSRRPDGVVLTGIQHAPLLKKTILNAATPVVEIWDLTPTPLDMLVGFSHEKVGETIGEYVLEKGYRRPGLLWAGDARAMLRKQGLCARLAKKGLDDAPQVEVPLPASLALGRRGLAELLAAGEFDVIICSSDTLAQGAIMEAESRGLRVPQDLAVIGFGDLDFAASNRPAITTVSVDRHAIGERAATLLADRIEGGEESGLIIDIGFQLVARESA, via the coding sequence GTGAAAAGCAAAAAGCCGACGCGGGCGCCGACGCTGGAGGATGTGGCTCGCAGCGCCGGGTTGTCGCCGATGACGGTCAGTCGGGCGCTGAATACACCCCAGCTGGTCAGGCCAAAAACGGTAGAGAAAGTGATGCAGGCGGTGCAGGCGACGGGCTATATCCCCAATGCGCTGGCCGGGGGGCTCGCCTCCAGGCGCAGCAAGCTGGTGGCGGTCGTGGTGCCGCAGATCAATAACAATATGTTTGTCGATACCATCCAGGCGCTAAGCGATACTCTGGCGGCGCGCGGCTACCATATGCTGCTGTGCGTGGCGGGCTATGACCGACAGACCGAAGCCGAGCTGGTCTCCACCTTACTGTCGCGGCGCCCCGATGGCGTGGTGTTAACCGGCATCCAGCATGCGCCGCTGTTAAAGAAAACGATTCTTAACGCCGCCACGCCGGTGGTGGAAATCTGGGATCTCACCCCGACGCCGCTGGATATGCTGGTCGGTTTTTCCCATGAAAAAGTGGGCGAAACCATTGGCGAGTACGTGCTGGAGAAAGGCTATCGGCGTCCGGGTCTGCTGTGGGCGGGCGATGCGCGCGCGATGTTGCGTAAGCAGGGGCTCTGTGCCCGACTGGCTAAAAAAGGGCTGGACGATGCGCCTCAGGTTGAAGTGCCGCTCCCGGCGTCGCTGGCGCTGGGGCGGCGCGGTCTGGCTGAGCTGCTGGCCGCCGGCGAGTTTGATGTGATCATCTGCAGCTCAGATACCCTCGCCCAGGGGGCGATTATGGAAGCCGAAAGCCGGGGGCTACGCGTACCGCAGGATCTGGCGGTGATCGGATTTGGCGATCTGGATTTCGCCGCCAGCAATCGTCCGGCCATCACTACCGTCAGCGTCGACCGTCATGCCATCGGCGAACGGGCCGCTACGTTGCTGGCCGACCGTATCGAAGGGGGAGAAGAAAGCGGGTTGATTATAGATATCGGCTTTCAGCTGGTGGCGCGGGAATCGGCGTAG
- a CDS encoding glutathione S-transferase family protein, with translation MITVYGVPGWGSTISELMLSLADIPYEVVDVEGFDQPGPARERLRQINPLCQVPTLQLADGSIMTETAAIALMILDQRPDLAPAPGTPQRQQFQRLLVWLVANVYPTFTYADYPERWAPAAAEQLVENCRQYRKTLYLWFEQQLAAGPWALGASVTLLDCYIAAMYSWGPRQTWFNDHTPKFAAVARAVCQRPELAAALRRNKLI, from the coding sequence ATGATAACCGTTTATGGCGTGCCGGGATGGGGCTCGACGATTAGCGAGCTGATGCTCTCCCTGGCCGATATTCCCTACGAGGTGGTTGACGTCGAGGGCTTTGACCAGCCCGGCCCGGCGCGCGAGCGTCTGCGGCAGATTAACCCGCTGTGCCAGGTGCCCACCCTGCAGCTGGCCGACGGGAGCATCATGACTGAAACCGCCGCCATCGCGCTGATGATCCTCGACCAGCGTCCCGATCTAGCCCCCGCGCCAGGGACGCCGCAGCGTCAGCAGTTCCAGCGTCTGCTGGTCTGGCTGGTGGCCAACGTCTATCCTACCTTTACTTATGCCGATTACCCGGAACGCTGGGCGCCCGCCGCCGCGGAGCAACTGGTGGAGAATTGTCGCCAGTACCGGAAAACTCTCTATCTCTGGTTCGAACAGCAGCTGGCCGCCGGGCCGTGGGCGCTGGGCGCGTCGGTAACGTTGCTGGATTGCTATATCGCGGCGATGTACAGCTGGGGGCCGCGGCAGACGTGGTTTAACGACCACACGCCAAAATTCGCCGCCGTCGCCCGGGCGGTCTGTCAGCGACCGGAGCTGGCCGCGGCGCTGCGCCGCAACAAGCTGATTTAA
- the pptA gene encoding tautomerase PptA: MPHVDIKCFPRELTDEQKTELAADITEVLIRHLNSKESAVSVALTQVEPEAWQAVWDSEIAPQMAQLIKKPGYSM; encoded by the coding sequence ATGCCGCATGTAGATATTAAATGTTTTCCCCGTGAACTGACTGACGAACAGAAAACCGAGCTGGCCGCCGACATCACTGAGGTGCTGATCCGCCATCTGAACAGCAAAGAGAGCGCCGTCAGCGTCGCGCTGACTCAGGTTGAGCCGGAGGCGTGGCAGGCGGTGTGGGACAGTGAGATCGCCCCGCAGATGGCGCAGTTGATTAAGAAACCGGGTTATAGCATGTAA
- a CDS encoding carbohydrate porin has protein sequence MRISVISAAICCALFPLISVSAAGLSVEQRLAQLEARLNLAEQQASEASRRAQRAEQQTAAAEQRAAAAEQQVQALSQQTTAREQKQQATNQQLSEQLAKRAPDDGFTFNAYARSGMLVNSHGKGARGGPGVSPASSLNGDAHVGRLGNEKDNYAELSFGKKLTFNDGSWARFKTMLADGATNPDPWVQDNDSHHLNIRQLYVEMGDFAEFTGPLKRASIWAGKRFDRDNFDIHFTDSDIMFLGGTGGGINDVDWGSGLRGDYSVYARNFGDLGSDNYADNDIQNLLFTANHFYGNWQLMTTVMTAQGNDDLKDNTSTTGSYALRSDNTAKNGYYAMLALHDKQQFYGLAPGVSESALQYGVGLGAEARQPGSDGDLTENAASLRFASYGILPLGKNWQLAPSVIAQHSEDRYRDGDRYDWATFNLRVSQGISAHFALLYEASWQYMDLNPNGRSYRYNDNVYQYQAVRGDFYKLTFAPTFKVGDVFDIKARPEIRFFATWMNWDKALDRYAINDDFGSKGFTAGGTWNFGVQTEIWF, from the coding sequence ATGCGTATCTCTGTGATTAGCGCAGCGATTTGCTGCGCCCTTTTTCCGCTCATCAGCGTCAGCGCCGCCGGGTTGAGCGTGGAACAACGGCTGGCGCAGCTGGAAGCGCGCCTCAATCTCGCTGAACAGCAGGCCAGCGAGGCCAGCCGCCGCGCGCAGCGGGCAGAACAGCAAACCGCCGCCGCCGAACAGCGCGCCGCGGCGGCGGAGCAGCAGGTGCAGGCCCTCAGCCAGCAGACCACGGCCCGCGAACAAAAACAGCAGGCCACCAATCAGCAGCTGAGTGAACAGCTGGCGAAGCGCGCCCCGGACGACGGCTTTACCTTTAACGCCTATGCCCGTTCCGGCATGCTGGTGAACAGCCATGGTAAAGGCGCCCGCGGCGGGCCAGGCGTCTCCCCGGCCAGCTCCCTCAATGGCGATGCCCACGTCGGCCGTCTCGGCAACGAAAAAGATAATTACGCTGAGCTGAGCTTTGGCAAAAAGCTCACCTTCAACGATGGCTCTTGGGCGCGCTTTAAGACCATGCTCGCCGACGGGGCCACCAACCCGGATCCGTGGGTTCAGGACAACGACAGCCACCATCTGAACATTCGTCAGCTGTACGTCGAGATGGGCGACTTCGCCGAGTTCACCGGACCGTTAAAACGCGCCTCGATTTGGGCCGGCAAGCGCTTCGATCGGGATAACTTCGATATCCACTTTACCGATAGCGACATCATGTTCCTCGGCGGTACCGGCGGCGGGATCAATGATGTCGACTGGGGAAGCGGCCTGCGCGGCGACTATTCGGTGTATGCACGTAACTTCGGCGACCTTGGCAGCGATAATTACGCGGATAATGACATCCAGAATCTGCTGTTCACCGCCAACCACTTTTATGGCAACTGGCAGCTGATGACCACGGTGATGACCGCCCAGGGCAACGATGACCTGAAAGATAATACTTCAACTACCGGAAGCTATGCGCTGCGCAGCGATAACACCGCCAAAAACGGCTACTACGCGATGCTGGCCCTGCACGACAAACAGCAGTTCTACGGCCTGGCGCCGGGGGTGTCGGAAAGTGCGCTGCAATACGGCGTCGGGCTGGGCGCCGAAGCGCGTCAGCCGGGGAGCGATGGCGATCTGACCGAGAATGCCGCCTCCCTGCGCTTTGCGTCGTACGGTATCCTGCCGCTGGGGAAAAACTGGCAGCTGGCGCCGTCGGTGATAGCCCAACACAGCGAAGACCGCTATCGCGACGGCGACCGCTACGACTGGGCGACGTTTAACCTGCGGGTATCGCAAGGGATCTCCGCCCACTTCGCCCTGCTGTATGAGGCCTCGTGGCAGTATATGGATCTCAATCCGAACGGGCGCAGCTATCGCTATAATGACAACGTTTATCAGTATCAGGCGGTGCGCGGCGATTTCTACAAGCTGACCTTCGCCCCCACTTTTAAAGTGGGCGATGTGTTTGATATCAAAGCGCGGCCGGAAATCCGCTTCTTTGCCACCTGGATGAACTGGGATAAAGCCCTGGATCGCTACGCGATAAATGACGATTTCGGCAGCAAAGGCTTTACCGCCGGCGGGACATGGAACTTCGGCGTGCAGACGGAGATTTGGTTCTGA
- a CDS encoding MFS transporter, translating into MAETTFTLWRQRLGYGIADLSCNLVWQMISLYLMFFYTDVMGLPAYYVGLMFLVTRLVDGVADVLMGLVIDNTATRWGRCRPWLLIGALPFGLLCILAFYVPDFGTTGKLLYAFVTYLCLSFLYTLVNIPFCAMLPFLTSDSAERTTLSAVRILLGSLGATIVAVATLPLVGALGKGNQQQGFLYTAVIFGVLATFFLLVSFRNVEEKITLSGERMTLKRAWVSLRANRPWWVFASNIFLMWGAFFFQTGALVYFFHYYVGNTELTAVIAGISTFVPLLGTLTVPLLARRMKKRHVYLVASAVNLLGMGIMMLSGAHALGLIVGAVILSLGAGQRTAIYFSMQADPVDYGVWKTGINTAGILTSINGFLGKVAMAGAGAITGVLLSSGGYIANQMQSDSALLAIKACYLYIPALLILASMLWMGRFYRLDDQYEQIRADLDAGRGATPAPAPTTGESPAM; encoded by the coding sequence ATGGCAGAAACAACGTTTACCCTGTGGCGGCAGCGCCTTGGCTATGGCATTGCCGATCTCTCCTGCAACCTTGTGTGGCAGATGATCTCTCTGTATCTGATGTTCTTTTACACCGACGTGATGGGCCTCCCGGCCTATTACGTCGGCCTGATGTTCCTGGTTACCCGGCTGGTGGACGGCGTGGCCGACGTGCTGATGGGGCTGGTAATCGACAATACCGCCACCCGCTGGGGGCGCTGCCGTCCCTGGCTGCTGATCGGCGCCCTGCCTTTTGGCCTGCTGTGTATTCTGGCCTTTTATGTGCCGGATTTCGGCACCACCGGCAAACTGCTGTACGCCTTTGTCACCTATCTGTGTCTGTCCTTCCTCTACACCCTGGTGAACATTCCGTTCTGCGCCATGCTGCCGTTTTTAACCAGTGATTCCGCAGAACGCACAACGCTGTCGGCGGTGCGCATTTTGCTGGGCTCCCTTGGCGCCACCATTGTCGCCGTGGCTACGCTGCCGCTGGTCGGTGCGCTGGGCAAGGGCAACCAGCAGCAGGGATTCCTCTATACCGCGGTGATTTTTGGCGTACTGGCGACCTTTTTCCTGCTGGTGAGCTTTCGCAACGTTGAAGAAAAGATCACGCTCAGCGGAGAGCGCATGACCCTGAAACGCGCCTGGGTGAGTCTGCGCGCTAATCGTCCGTGGTGGGTCTTCGCCAGCAATATCTTTCTGATGTGGGGCGCCTTTTTCTTTCAGACCGGGGCACTGGTGTACTTCTTCCATTATTACGTCGGGAATACCGAGCTGACGGCGGTTATCGCCGGGATCTCCACCTTCGTTCCCCTGCTCGGCACCCTCACCGTCCCGCTGCTGGCCCGGCGTATGAAAAAACGTCATGTCTATCTGGTGGCCAGCGCGGTCAATCTGCTGGGGATGGGGATTATGATGCTGTCTGGCGCTCACGCCCTGGGACTGATCGTCGGAGCGGTGATCCTCTCCCTTGGCGCCGGTCAGCGCACGGCTATCTATTTCTCGATGCAGGCCGACCCGGTGGATTACGGCGTGTGGAAAACCGGGATTAATACCGCGGGTATCCTGACCTCGATAAACGGTTTTCTCGGCAAGGTGGCGATGGCCGGCGCCGGCGCCATCACCGGCGTGCTGCTCTCCTCCGGCGGCTATATCGCCAACCAGATGCAGAGCGACAGCGCCCTGCTGGCCATCAAGGCCTGCTATTTGTACATTCCGGCGCTGTTGATCCTCGCCTCGATGCTGTGGATGGGCCGCTTCTACCGTCTCGACGATCAGTATGAGCAGATCCGTGCCGACCTTGATGCCGGACGCGGCGCCACGCCAGCCCCGGCCCCGACCACCGGAGAATCCCCCGCCATGTAA
- a CDS encoding family 78 glycoside hydrolase catalytic domain produces MSQAIQYNSSVAMIRHPRFLQRAADLTPALHHQRQMPQAIVEAVADPAALNGWRGHTVCTPEQFYQQPLRVGDSFIIDFGSHFVGYLQFSCRSVGSPPDAPAHLHFTFGETLSEVCEPFSEYQGWLSSSWLQQQDLWLDVLPARVALPRRYCLRYLKVEVKALSRKFRLQFDEIALDTVTSAGSPQLAEIADPQLKAIDDVAVRTLKNCMQEVFEDGPKRDRRLWLGDLRLQAQVNDVTFGHHDLVRRCLYLFAGHTREDGMVSANVFVQPEVRADDTFLFDYSLFFVDVLYNHLQSTGDTDTARELWPTARRQIELALTRCDPQGLVRDSDDWWVFIDWQAELNKQASAQGVLIYCLQRALWLAQRFEPQRVADYTATLAQLKEAALRHLWDSERQVFISGAARQVSWASQIWLVLAEVGTAGQRQALMRRLQQQPPAIAMNTPYLRHHHIVALLQCDLREEAVAEIKAYWGAMVDYGADTFWEIFDPQHPDFSPYGSKLINSYCHAWSCTPAWFIRQYGL; encoded by the coding sequence ATGTCACAGGCAATTCAATACAACTCCAGCGTGGCGATGATCCGCCATCCGCGCTTTTTACAGCGTGCGGCCGACCTGACGCCCGCGCTACATCACCAGCGCCAGATGCCGCAGGCCATCGTCGAGGCCGTCGCCGATCCGGCGGCGCTGAACGGCTGGCGGGGACACACCGTCTGCACGCCGGAGCAGTTTTATCAGCAGCCGCTTCGCGTCGGCGACAGCTTCATTATTGATTTTGGCAGCCATTTTGTTGGCTACCTGCAGTTCAGCTGCCGCAGCGTCGGCAGCCCGCCGGATGCCCCGGCCCATCTGCACTTCACCTTCGGCGAGACGCTGAGCGAAGTCTGTGAGCCGTTCAGTGAGTACCAGGGATGGCTGAGCAGCAGCTGGTTGCAGCAGCAGGATCTGTGGCTCGATGTCCTGCCCGCCCGGGTCGCTCTCCCGCGTCGCTACTGCCTGCGCTACCTGAAGGTGGAGGTCAAAGCGCTGTCGCGCAAGTTTCGTCTGCAGTTCGATGAGATCGCCCTGGACACCGTGACCTCTGCCGGCAGTCCGCAGCTGGCGGAAATCGCCGATCCGCAGCTGAAAGCCATTGATGACGTTGCCGTTCGCACCCTGAAAAACTGCATGCAGGAGGTATTTGAGGATGGGCCGAAACGCGACCGGCGGCTGTGGCTGGGCGACCTGCGCCTGCAGGCACAGGTGAACGACGTCACCTTCGGCCACCACGATCTGGTCCGCCGCTGCCTGTACCTGTTTGCCGGCCATACCCGGGAAGATGGCATGGTTTCCGCCAATGTCTTTGTTCAGCCGGAGGTGCGCGCCGATGACACCTTTCTGTTTGATTATTCATTGTTTTTTGTCGACGTGCTCTATAACCACCTGCAAAGCACTGGCGACACGGACACCGCCCGTGAACTGTGGCCCACGGCGCGACGGCAAATCGAGCTGGCGCTGACCCGCTGCGATCCCCAGGGTCTGGTGCGCGACAGCGATGACTGGTGGGTATTTATCGACTGGCAGGCAGAGCTGAATAAACAGGCGTCGGCGCAGGGGGTGCTTATCTACTGCCTGCAGCGTGCCCTCTGGCTGGCGCAGCGTTTTGAACCGCAGCGGGTAGCCGACTACACCGCTACGCTCGCGCAGCTGAAAGAGGCCGCCCTCCGCCACCTGTGGGATAGCGAGCGGCAGGTGTTTATCAGCGGCGCCGCGCGCCAGGTCTCGTGGGCGTCGCAGATCTGGCTGGTGCTGGCGGAGGTTGGCACCGCCGGGCAGCGTCAGGCGCTGATGCGCCGCCTGCAGCAACAGCCGCCGGCCATTGCCATGAACACCCCGTACCTGCGCCATCATCACATTGTCGCCCTGCTGCAGTGCGATCTGCGCGAGGAGGCGGTGGCAGAGATCAAAGCCTACTGGGGAGCGATGGTTGACTACGGCGCCGACACCTTTTGGGAAATTTTCGACCCACAGCATCCTGACTTTTCCCCGTATGGCAGTAAGCTCATTAACAGTTACTGCCATGCGTGGAGCTGTACCCCGGCCTGGTTTATTCGCCAGTACGGACTTTAA
- a CDS encoding helix-turn-helix domain-containing protein translates to MMTLTVEYYFTHPQDKLGMYASDPEDNSQEHGHEFAELVIVEEGHGLHVINGRPLYIQQGDVFYVQPGDVHYYDELGTLKLINVLINPGVSFHYLQQMEGLLRQLSAQRAACYGWLAPETRSYCRELVEKIFSPALRAADNTPLRESLFFQLVTTILTAESEAEYSSTRYKLHKLLTWLQEHCFEDHNWQQLAEQFHLTTRTAFRHIKEATGLTPDNYLKRLRLVSARVKLRETEMTITEVAYLCGFANSNHFTTLYKKVFGLTPSADRRRPLG, encoded by the coding sequence ATGATGACACTGACCGTTGAGTATTATTTCACCCATCCCCAGGATAAGCTCGGCATGTACGCCAGCGATCCGGAGGATAATAGCCAGGAGCATGGCCATGAGTTTGCCGAACTGGTGATCGTCGAGGAGGGGCATGGACTACACGTTATTAATGGCCGCCCGCTGTATATTCAGCAGGGCGATGTTTTTTACGTCCAGCCTGGCGATGTCCATTATTATGATGAGCTGGGGACGCTCAAGCTGATTAATGTGTTAATTAACCCGGGGGTGAGCTTTCACTATTTACAGCAAATGGAGGGATTGCTGCGGCAATTATCGGCGCAGCGCGCCGCCTGCTATGGCTGGCTGGCCCCGGAGACCCGCAGCTATTGTCGGGAACTGGTGGAAAAGATATTTTCCCCGGCGCTGAGGGCGGCGGATAATACCCCGCTACGGGAGTCTCTCTTTTTTCAGCTGGTGACCACCATTCTTACTGCCGAGTCGGAAGCGGAATACAGCAGCACCCGCTATAAGCTGCATAAATTACTGACCTGGCTGCAGGAACACTGTTTTGAAGATCATAACTGGCAGCAGCTGGCGGAGCAATTTCATCTCACCACCCGCACGGCGTTTCGCCATATTAAAGAGGCTACCGGCCTGACGCCGGATAATTATCTGAAACGTCTGCGGCTGGTCTCCGCGCGGGTCAAATTACGCGAAACGGAGATGACTATTACCGAAGTGGCTTATCTGTGCGGCTTTGCCAACAGTAATCACTTTACCACCCTGTATAAAAAAGTGTTTGGCCTCACGCCCAGCGCCGATCGCCGCCGCCCGCTGGGTTAA
- a CDS encoding flavin reductase family protein: MSRFRHVELQYASRLLNHGPTILITSYDAPSDRRNVMAAAWSMPVEFAPPRVAIVVDKSTWTREIIERNGTFGIVVPGVAAASWTYAVGSVSGRDEDKFNAWGIPVVTGPELGLPLIEEKCLAWMECRLLPATAAQTQYDTLFGEVVSAAADERAFVTGRWQFDDDKLNTLHHLGTGNFVASGRHVRANSLDE; the protein is encoded by the coding sequence ATGAGCCGCTTTCGCCACGTTGAACTGCAGTATGCCAGCCGCCTGCTCAACCACGGCCCGACCATTTTGATCACCAGCTACGACGCCCCGTCCGACCGGCGCAACGTTATGGCCGCCGCCTGGTCAATGCCGGTGGAGTTCGCCCCGCCGCGGGTGGCTATCGTGGTGGATAAAAGCACCTGGACGCGGGAGATCATCGAGCGCAACGGCACCTTCGGCATTGTGGTTCCCGGCGTCGCCGCCGCCAGCTGGACCTACGCCGTCGGCAGCGTCAGCGGCCGCGATGAGGACAAATTCAATGCCTGGGGGATTCCGGTGGTGACCGGTCCGGAGCTGGGGCTGCCGCTGATCGAAGAGAAGTGTCTGGCGTGGATGGAGTGCCGCCTGCTGCCGGCGACGGCGGCCCAGACCCAGTACGACACCCTGTTCGGGGAGGTGGTGTCTGCCGCCGCCGATGAGCGCGCGTTCGTCACCGGACGCTGGCAGTTCGACGACGATAAGCTCAATACCCTGCATCATCTTGGCACCGGCAATTTTGTCGCCAGCGGCCGTCATGTGCGGGCAAACTCCCTCGACGAATAA
- the nhoA gene encoding N-hydroxyarylamine O-acetyltransferase, with the protein MSPFLRAYFSRLGWTGEPDVSIDTLRELHLQHNSAIPFENLDVLLPREIHLDDRALEEKLIVARRGGYCFEQNGLLERALREIGFNVRSLLGRVVLANPPQMPPRTHRLLLVEVAGERWLADVGFGGQTLTAPIKLLADIPQQTPHGSYRLVHEGDEWTLQFNHHEHWQSMYHFDLGRQYASDYVMGNFWSAHWPQSHFRHHLLMCRHLPDGGKMTLTNFHFTHWENNHVVEKVDFADVSALYEGLQTRFGLGVDDPKHGFSEAALAAVMAAFDTHPEAGK; encoded by the coding sequence ATGAGTCCCTTTTTACGCGCCTATTTTTCCCGTCTGGGCTGGACGGGGGAGCCTGATGTTTCCATTGATACCCTGCGCGAGCTGCATCTGCAGCATAACAGCGCCATCCCCTTTGAAAACCTCGACGTCCTGCTGCCGCGTGAGATCCACCTTGACGATCGGGCGCTGGAAGAGAAGCTGATTGTTGCCCGCCGCGGGGGGTATTGTTTTGAACAAAATGGCCTGCTGGAGCGCGCGCTGCGCGAGATAGGCTTTAACGTCCGTAGCCTGCTGGGCCGTGTGGTGCTGGCCAATCCTCCGCAGATGCCGCCGCGTACTCACCGTCTGTTGCTGGTGGAAGTGGCGGGGGAGCGCTGGCTTGCCGACGTCGGCTTCGGTGGCCAGACGCTGACCGCGCCGATCAAACTGCTGGCCGATATCCCGCAGCAAACGCCGCACGGTAGCTATCGTCTGGTGCATGAGGGCGATGAGTGGACGCTGCAGTTCAACCATCATGAGCACTGGCAGTCGATGTACCATTTCGATTTAGGCCGGCAGTATGCGTCTGATTATGTGATGGGCAACTTCTGGTCGGCGCACTGGCCGCAGTCCCACTTCCGCCACCACCTGCTGATGTGCCGTCATCTGCCCGACGGCGGCAAAATGACCCTCACCAATTTCCACTTTACCCACTGGGAGAATAACCACGTGGTGGAGAAGGTTGATTTTGCCGATGTCTCTGCGCTGTATGAAGGGCTGCAGACCCGCTTCGGGCTGGGCGTCGACGATCCTAAACATGGCTTCAGCGAAGCGGCGCTGGCGGCGGTGATGGCGGCGTTCGATACCCATCCGGAAGCCGGGAAGTAA